A genomic segment from Luteolibacter ambystomatis encodes:
- a CDS encoding 8-oxo-dGTP diphosphatase, producing MSFISSPVDWTTWTPVIPATLMFIVKDGRILLIEKKRGLGAGKINGPGGKIDAGETPLESVMRETQEELCVLPINPRKLGELWFSMGDIPDILCHVYRADDFTGTPTETEEAVPLWYSLQSIPYQRMWEDDIHWLPLLLEDKTFLGKFVFEGDSMQWSHVETGVAW from the coding sequence ATGAGCTTTATTTCCTCACCCGTCGATTGGACCACCTGGACCCCCGTCATTCCGGCGACCCTGATGTTCATCGTGAAGGATGGCCGGATTCTCCTCATTGAGAAGAAACGCGGACTGGGGGCGGGGAAGATCAATGGTCCCGGCGGCAAGATCGATGCCGGCGAAACCCCGCTGGAATCGGTGATGCGGGAGACCCAGGAGGAACTGTGTGTTTTACCCATCAATCCACGTAAACTCGGCGAGCTGTGGTTCTCGATGGGCGACATACCCGACATTCTATGTCATGTTTACCGGGCTGACGATTTTACCGGGACGCCCACCGAAACGGAGGAGGCGGTTCCGCTCTGGTATTCTCTGCAATCCATTCCGTATCAACGGATGTGGGAAGATGATATTCACTGGTTGCCTTTACTCCTCGAAGACAAGACATTCCTAGGGAAGTTTGTCTTTGAGGGAGATTCCATGCAATGGAGCCACGTTGAAACCGGCGTGGCATGGTGA